In the genome of Nocardioides seonyuensis, one region contains:
- a CDS encoding zinc-dependent metalloprotease — MVDWDFAVSLASRIAGDGPDTTSAEAAAVVAELREGAARSTGLVRDFTGLVAPEDTAPVLVVDRAGWVQANADGFARILEPIIEKLAARKGVPQGLSSAIGSRVTGAEIGFLLGFLGSKVLGQFDPFHDPAGRLLLVAPNVVHVQREISADPHDFRLWVCLHEETHRVQFTANPWLRGHLTDLMQSMADAIEPRAFLEEGPRKIGEIIRGDTSIVEILSSPEQREVLDRVTGVMSLLEGHADVVMDGVGPSVIPSVESIRASFNQRRGGVGTLDRILRRLLGLDAKMAQYREGAVFVRHVVDKVGMTEFNTVWSGPDTLPSRAEILDPDAWIARVL; from the coding sequence ATGGTCGACTGGGACTTCGCCGTGTCGCTCGCCTCCCGCATCGCCGGTGACGGCCCCGACACGACCAGCGCCGAGGCGGCCGCCGTGGTCGCCGAGCTCCGCGAGGGCGCGGCTCGGTCGACGGGGCTCGTGCGCGACTTCACCGGGCTGGTCGCCCCCGAGGACACCGCACCCGTGCTCGTCGTAGACCGCGCGGGCTGGGTGCAGGCCAACGCAGACGGCTTCGCCCGGATCCTCGAGCCGATCATCGAGAAGCTCGCTGCGCGCAAGGGGGTCCCGCAGGGCCTCTCCAGCGCCATCGGCTCACGCGTCACAGGCGCCGAGATCGGCTTCCTGCTGGGGTTCCTCGGCAGCAAGGTGCTGGGGCAGTTCGACCCCTTCCACGACCCTGCCGGACGGCTGCTGCTCGTGGCTCCCAACGTCGTCCACGTCCAGCGGGAGATCTCCGCCGATCCCCACGACTTCCGGCTCTGGGTCTGCCTGCACGAGGAGACCCACCGCGTGCAGTTCACCGCCAACCCGTGGCTGCGCGGCCACCTCACCGACCTGATGCAGTCGATGGCCGACGCGATCGAGCCGCGCGCGTTCCTGGAGGAGGGTCCCCGCAAGATCGGCGAGATCATCCGGGGAGACACGAGCATCGTCGAGATCCTCTCCAGCCCCGAGCAGCGCGAGGTCCTCGACCGGGTCACCGGCGTCATGTCGTTGCTCGAGGGTCACGCCGACGTCGTCATGGACGGCGTGGGCCCGTCGGTGATCCCGAGCGTCGAGTCCATCCGCGCCAGCTTCAACCAGCGCCGAGGCGGTGTCGGCACGCTCGACCGCATCCTGCGGCGGCTGCTCGGCCTCGACGCCAAGATGGCCCAGTACCGCGAGGGTGCGGTGTTCGTGCGCCACGTCGTCGACAAGGTCGGCATGACCGAGTTCAACACCGTCTGGTCGGGACCCGACACCCTGCCGAGCAGGGCCGAGATCCTCGACCCGGACGCCTGGATCGCCCGCGTCCTGTGA